The DNA region GGGGATTGTGAACGTAAGCGACCGCCAGGGGAACAAACAACGGATGCTCGCAGGGTCTAAAATCAGAATAGAAAGTAAAAAGCCGAATGTGTTGCCTGCCCTTCAGAAAACTGTATCGGTATATGGGGATTATGCCTGGAAGGATGGTGTATTTGTTTTTGATAATATGCCATTGGTGCAAATCATGGAACGAATGAGTCGATGGTATAACATCAAAATCATATTTACAAACACTGAAGCAAAACAGTTGCGTTTTACGGGCTCAATAGAGAAAGACAAAACATTAAACACCGCGCTTAAACTGATTGGCACATCTACAAACGTAAAGTTTGAAATCAAAAACGAAACACTGTACATCACTAAACCTTAATAACAATCAACTAACCTTTAATTTATGAACCAAACTTTTACTAAAAGCGGTCGTAAGCGCCGCCTGTCAAAATTGGTCAGGGCTTTCTTCCTGATCTACCTCAGTTTTATATGCTGTCTTCCGGCTGGGGCCTTTGCCCAGTCAGGCCGATTTACCATTTCTGCTAAGCAAGTTAGCTTAAGCGAAGTATTCAAAATGATGAAGACCCAACAAAAAGGGCTGGATTTCTTTTATAGTAACAATGAATTTGACGCCTCAATAAAAGTAGATGTAAATGTTTCGAACGTTTCATTGGACGAACTGATGAACATTCTATTGCCGGAACAGTACGGATATCAATTGATAGACAACAAGCTTGTCATCAGACCTCGTACAGCTACAAAAGCTGCGGTAGAGCAAAAACAAGATGAGCAGATATCAGGAGTTGTCAGGGACAAATCCGGACAGGTGTTACCTGGTGTAATTGTTAAAGCAGTTGGATCCAAAAGCACAGCAATTACTGATGTAAACGGCAGATACACGATTCATGTTCACGGCAACGATGTACTGGTTTTTAGCTACATTGGTTTCGAAAAACAGGAGCAGCGTGTAAATGGCAGAGCGGTACTTGATGTTGTATTAGCAGAGGATGTTGCGGCTTTAAAAGAGGTTGTTGTAACAGGGTATCAGACGCTGCAGAAAAAAAACACGCCAGGATCTACAGGCGTAATCACAAGCCAGGAAATAGAACAAAATAACAACCGGTCTTTGAACAGACTGCTAGAGGGGGCGGTACCTGGACTTAGTATTTACAAAGACGCAAAAGGCCTGGATGACCTTAGAATACGAGGGGGCAGCTCTCTACGTGCAGGAACCCAGCCTCTGTTGGTGGTAGATGGTTTTGTTACCACTATTCTTCCCAATATTAATGAAATTGAAAATATTACTGTTTTAAAAGACGCCTCGGCCTCAGCAATATGGGGGTCTCAGGCATCCAATGGTGTGATTGTACTCACCACAAAAAAAGGTAAAGAAGGCAAATTGAAAATCAATTATTCAGGGAATATTAGAATCGCGAACCGGCCTGATTACAATGAACTTAGACGAGCTGATGCTCCAACATTGATTGATTATCAGAAAGAACAGTATGATAAAGGATATATAATTGCACCTATTTTTGATGGTTCTAAATCGGGTTATTCCCAATCTATAGGTATTTTCAACGATTATGACCGAAAGGATATCACCCTGGCACAGCGTGATGAGAGGCTTGCCGCTTTGGCAGGCTTGTCCAACAGAGAACAGATCGACAATTTGTTGTTACGTCCTGCGGCCAATCAAAGCCATTACCTGTCTTTTTCAGGAGGAGCAGATAGAATGAAGTATTTTTTATCTGCAAACTATCAGTCTAACCTTGGTGGGGCAAAGCGGAACAAATCTGATGTGATGACGATAAACTCCCGTAATACATTTTCCCTGGCCAGCTTTGTAGACCTGAGAACAGATCTGTCGGCTACTTATTCTTCCGGAAGAAGCGGTTATTCAGATGTGGAAGGAAACATCCGGAGGTTATTACCTTATCAAATGTTGAAAGATGCTCAGGGCAATTATGTTTACGACTATATAAATTTTAACAAAGTTGAAAACGACAGGCTCAAAGGACTCGGCTATCTGGATAATGGTTTTAACCTGCTTCAGGAAAATGAAGAGTCAAATAATACAAGCAAAGGCTGGGGGCTGAAAACCAGGTTAGGTGTTGATTGGAAAATCATTCAGGGATTAAGCTTGTCGAATGATTTTATTTATGAGCGGACCACCAATACCCTGAGAAACCTGTATGGGGAAAAAGGTTATGATGCGCGCACGCTGATCAATCGTCTCACATCTGTTGATGTTGCAAATAAACTAGTCTTTAATATACCAAAAGGCGATATTTTGGATTTAAGCATTGGAACATATAACAATTATGCGTTCCGTAACCAGCTCAATTATGTAAATACGTTTGACAAAAAACACTATGTAAATGCAATTGCCGGTTTTGATCTCCGTAAGACCGTTAACGAATCGAATAAATCACGTCGTTTGGGTTACAACGATGAACTGCTGAGTTCTCAAAATATCGACGCAAAAGTGCTGAGTTCTCCTGGAATTGTCTGGTGGGATGGTAGCCGCCAAACGTATAGTCCTGGCTCTTATGAAGGCCTGGGCTTTGTAGATAACCGGGAATATTCCTTTTACTCGACGTTAACTTATACGTATGATGGGCGGTACAACATAGCCGGAAGTTACAGAACTGATCATTCTAACCTGTTTGGGGCAGATCCTAAATTTAAACGGACCCCTCTATGGTCTATTGGCGGTCAGTGGAATATCAGCAATGAGCATTTTTTTCAATCCAATACCATATCAAATCTTGGACTTCGGATCACTTATGGCCTGACGGGGAATTTCGACAGGAGCAGCTTGACAACGACCTATCTGGTGGCTTCCCGACTTTTTAACGCAGTGATCAATGACTATTTTGCAAGAGTAAATACTCCTCCTAACCCTAAATTGCGCTGGGAACGGTCGCAGACTTTTAATCTTGGGACAGATATTGGGTTATTGAGTAACCGTTTTACGATGGCACTGGATTATTACCGTAAATATAGCTATGATTTACTCGGCAGTCAGGATCTAGATCCTACAGTAGGTTTAGCAAATGCTATCATAAACGCGGCGAATATGATCAACCATGGTGTAGAACTGAGTATCAAAGCTGGCGTGATTTCAACTGAGGATTTTAGCTGGAGCAGCAACTTTAACCTCGCCTATAATAAAAATAAGGTAACCAGTAATAAAATTACAGACAGCAGCCCGGCAATTAACAGGCCTAACGGAGTCGTGCAATTTTTAGAAGGGTACGAGCGAGAATCAATCTGGAGTTACAAGTGGGCGGGACTGGATAACGCCGGTCGCCCTCAGGTATATGACGGAGAAGGGAATAAGATCTATGTTCCAAATGTGGGATCTTTGGTTTACAGCGGGACTGCGAGACCGAAGGTCAGCGGGGGCTGGACCAACACTTTCAGGTATAAAGGTTTCGAGGCAATGGCATTCCTTGTATTCAACTATGGACATGTGATCAGAAGAGAAATGCCAAATATGTACGGCTACGACTGGAGTGGCGCATACAACAATCAGATTGCTCAACGCTGGCGAAAACCAGGAGATGAGCAGACTACGGATATCCCTGCCATTCCCGCGTTAGTGGATTTGAGTGATAACTATTCAAGGGCAGCAACTTTATCCAGCAATAGTATTGCTGATGCTTCCTTTGTAAGACTTAGAGAAATCCAGCTTGGATATAATTTTAAGCCAGCTTTTTTAAAAGGGACTCCATTTAAAACGATAAGACTGGTAGCCCAGATGAACAATGTATATATGTTCAGAAAAAATAAATATGGCATCGATCCGGAGGCCTTAACTGGGGCCAATTCAACTGCGAACGTAGCATCTATATATTCCCTACCAGAACCTCTTACGACAACTATCGGGCTTAATTTCGGACTTTAATTTATACAGATATGAAAATGAGATTTTCAAAAAATATTAAAATATTCAGTCTTTTGTGGATTGCAGCAATTGCAACTTCCGGTTGCCAGAAGTTCCTGGATGTAACCCCAAAAGGTAAATTCATCCCCAAATATATTAAGGACTATGAAGAACTCGCATCTAACCCCTCGTATTCTAGTAATGGAAATGCAGTGTTGGAACGGTTATCGGATAACATCTATCTGAGCGATGCAAGGATTTCAACTTCACTTACCCAAAATACTACTAAAGCTTATCAATGGGCTCCAGAGCTCTACGTCGAAACAGAAACAGATGGAGCCTGGGATCCTATGTACAATAACATTTACAATGCAAACATCATTATTCAGGATGTAGAAAAGCTTACCGATGGGACCGAATTACAAAGGACACAGGTTTTGGGTGACGCTTTTTTTAACAGGGCCTACGCTTACTGGTGCCTGATTAATACCTATGGAAAAGACTATGACGCAAATACTGCTGCTACGGATTTAGGCATACCCTTGATAACCATTCCTGACCTTGAAGCTAAGCCTTCACGAGCTACAGTTGCCGAAGTTTATCAGTTGATCCTTCAGGATCTTTTAAAAGCAAAGGACCAGCTTCCGGCTGCGGCAAAGAATGTATACCGTAATGATAAAACTGCAGCGTTGGCATTACTAGCCAGAGTTTACCAAAGCATGGATAATTATCCGGAGGCAAAAAAATATGCAGCTGAAGCGCTGCAATTAAAAAACACACTTTTTGATTACAATACGCTTAGCTTTAAAGACCCTTTAAAACCATCAGCAGCAGGTGTCAACAACCGGCCTGTTGATTATCTTCATCCGGAGATGATCTCTTACAAAGCAACAAGTTTCGGATCTATCCTGACCGGCTTATGTGTCTCTCCCGATTTTCTGAGTGTTTTGGGCACTAAAGATTTGCGTTATGTATTTAATTTTTCAAACCTGGAATCTAACGGAAAACCAACTACAGAACTTTATGCGATTTACCTGAGATTTGATCTGAGTTATAATATCGCCGTTCCCGAGATGATGCTGATCGTTGCCGAAGCGGAAGCCCGCTCTGGGCAAATAGCACCCGCATTGCTGCAGCTCAATACCCTTAGAAAGAAAAGGTTTAAGCCTGCTGATTATGCAGATTTAACTGCAGCAACTGCTGATGATGCCCTCAAACTTGTTATTGATGAGCGGAGAAGAGAACTGTTTGGCAAGGGGCTCAGGTGGTTCGACATGAGGCGCCTGGACAGTGACCCAAGGTTCAGAAAAGCCTATACCCGTGCAAATACAGGAGGTACTTATAAACTGGAACCAGGGTCACCAGTATTTGTGCAGCAAATCCCACCTAAAGTAATGTTGTTAAACCCGGGGATTCTTCCTAACCCAAGATAGATGAGGATTTTAAATATCATGAAAGCTGCGGGGATAGTTTCTGCCCTGCTGCTGGGAAATGCTGCTTTTGCGCAGCATAATTACGAGATAAAAGGACAGATGGCTGGATTAACCCAGCCATCAACGGCCTACCTGTACAATTTTGACAAAGGCAGGAAACTGCTGGACAGTGCTGCGGTAGTTAATGGGGCGTTTAGTTTTAAAGGAGCCGTAAAGCACCCCCTTTCTGTATCCATTCAAATTAAAAAAATCCGCAAGTCGGTATCTTTCTTCCTGGAGAATGAGAATTACACCATACTCATGCAGCCCGACTGGAAGAATAAGGACAGCGTTAGCGGGGGTAAAGAGATGGGCATACAGCGCGCTTATGAAGCCGAAACCGCCAGTCTGCAGGCACAATTGCAGGAACTGGGACGCAAATACAGTAACCTGGGCAAAGAAGAGCGCATTAAGGAAGGAGAAGAAATGGGGATGCTCAATGAAAAAAAGGCGGCCATTGACTATAAATATATCCGCAGATACCCAGCCTCTCTGGCCATGCTGCACATGATGCGGCCGCATTTCGAAGTCATGAACTTTAAGCAGCTTCAGGAAATAAAGGCGCTTTTTTCGCCCGAACTGGCTTATTCTGATGTCTACACCAGATTACTCGAACTTTATGAGAAAAAGAAGACGGAATTCCTAGTAGGCCAGCCGGCACCAGATTTTACCCTGCCAGACCATAACGGCAAACCAGTCACTTTATCTGCCTTAAAAGGTAAATATGTGGTGGTCGATTTCTGGGCCTCCTGGTGTACGCCCTGCCGTGCGGCAAACCAGAAAATAAAACCGATTTACGAAAAGTATAAAAACAAAGGTTTTGATATGGTCTCCATTTCTATGGACGATAAAAAGGATTTGTGGGATGCCGCGGTTAAGAAGGATGCCCTGCCCTGGATACAGGTATCGGGGCTAACTGGAATCAAGGACTGTCCCGTTGCAAAAAAATACAGTGTCACCAGTCTGCCTACCGTTTTTGTGCTCGACAAATCGGGTAAGGTGATCGCCCAAAACATTTCCGAAAAAGAGCTGGAAGCGATACTGGAACAAAACCTGAACTAAAATACCATGAGAATCAAGATTATTTTACTCCTGCTGTGCCTGCAGGGGAGCGCATTTGCGCAGCGCGCAATATTACTAAAAGACGCAACAATTATTGACGGGGATGGCAGTGTAAAACCTTACCAGGGATCAGTGTTTATTAAAGATGGAATTATTAAAGCTGTTTTTAAGGGAGAATCGGGGAAGGCAGATGCCGGAGCTGAGTTAATAGACTGCAAGGGTAAATTTATTGTACCCGGACTTATTGATGCCCACGTACATCTGGGGACAGGCAATCTCGACGATTGGAAGAAAGCATCGTTAACCCGCGACAGCATTGCAGAAAACCTGCTCCGACATGGCATTACTACAGTAAGGGATATGGCCGGATACGCTCCTTTTCTTGCCGAATACAAAACAGCTGTGACAAGCGGAAAAATACCAGGACCCGATATATTTTACGCCGCTCAGTTTGCAGGGCCATCTTATTTTGAAATGATAGCCCGTGGCTCAAAAGACCGTAAAGGCCAGGGAACAACTGCCTGGTACAGGGCCATCAGCAATAAAAAGGAAGTTAAACAAGCAATAATGGAAGCCAAAAAGGCTGGTGTTACAGGGATAAAGATTTATGCCAGCCTGAGCAGAGAACTGATCGCTGAAATAACCAGGGAGGCCCACAAGCAAGGCCTGATGGCCTGGGCCCATGGTGCTATTTTTCCTTCAAAGCCTATTGATGTAGCCCTTGCAGGGGTGAATAGCATGTCGCATGCCAATGATCTCGTATTTGAACAGCTAAAAGGCGATACGATTGAAATAGGAAGGGCTTGGGCGCAATTGTATAAAGGGCTAAAAGCCGATACAGCAATCCTGGACAGGCTGTTGCTAGCGATGAAAGAGCGGAACATATACCTGGATGCAACGGTCTTTCATGCCGAAAACAATAAAATGGTTAATGCTGCAATCATTACACGAAGGGCAAACCAGCTGGGTGTAAAAATTGTTTCGGGAACGGACTGGATATATCCTACTAAAAACGAAGATGTTGCATTAATGCAGGAAGTGAAATTGCTGGCTTCCAAATGTGGAATGAACAGCCTGGAAGTTATACAATGTGCAACATTGAATGGAGCACAGGTAACCGGCTTAAACGATCGGGGAGTAATCCGGTCCGGAAAAAGAGCTGATTTGCTGGTTTTGAGACAAGATCCGCTGAACGATGTAGAGCATCTCTTTCATCCGGAGATCGTTTTTAAGCGAGGCATAATGTGAAAGGCGGGTTATAGCCCGCCTTTCTGCTGATAAATTCGTTAACCCCTCTATCTTAAAAAAGGAATGGCGGGTTTATAATAAACCTTTTGGTTGTTATAACTTCTAACCGCGTTGATGATAACCAACAGGATGTTTAATCCATAAAGTAATGGGACAAACAATATGATGAGCTCTATCCCACCCAGATTTAACATAGAAAAAGGTAAACCAAGATGCATCACCGAGCCCAAGAATAGAAACACGAAAATTCCAAAAAAGGCCATACACCAGGTAATCTGAAAATTAATTAGCTTTTTTCCTGTGTGGTTCAGGTTTTTAATCTTGTCTTTCTTCATGAACCATAGTGCCAGTGGAATGATGATCCCCAGCAAAGGAAACGCAAGAAAACTCAGGGCAGATAAATTCAAGAAAGCAAGAAATCCCCTATCTTCTTCTTCTGCCCAGTCAATCAGTTCATCGGGCGTAACGTTCAGTGCCCTGGCCAATCTTTTCATGCTATCGCCACGAGCCTCCGTCTCCCCGTTTTCTATCCGTTGAATTGTTCTCAGGTTTAAGCCAGAGGCTTCAGCAAGTTCTTCCTGGCTCATACCTTTGCGGCCGCGCAGCTCTTTGAGTTTTCTGGTAAGTTCAGTGTTTTTCATTTTTTGTCTTTTTCTGTTTTCAGGGCAAAACTAAAATGAAGTCCTCATTTTTCTTGTCGGCATGTTTGCGGCATTCTTACGGCATCCTTGTCTAAGCTCTGTTAAAACCGGTTTTTCCGTCAGCCGGGCGCTCAAAAACAAATCCATTAAAGCATGCTTTGTAAGTCGGCAGGCGAGTAGTTGATGGATTTTAAGGTCTTGTCATCGTTGGAACGATATACCAGGAACAGGGAATCTTCTTCTTTATGATAGGCATCGCACTGGTGGTTTTTCCGGTAATGCTGTATGGTTTCATTGGCTTCTTCGACCGATTTGCAGGCCTTGCTCATATTTGAACGGTGCACCTCATCAAATAGCTGTTTGAACTTTTCTCCAAGCCCAAATTCCAGGATGGCACCAGACAGCACATACTGCAAATCGCAAAGTGCATCGGCTACTTCAACAAAATTATTGGCTTCAATGGCCTGCTTTAATTCCTGCAGTTCTTCTGCCAGTAACGAAACCCTCAGGTTTGCCCTTTCCCTTGAAGGGATGCCCGGCGTTTCCTTAATCGGATGTTTAAATGTTTTGTGAAATTCTGCTACCTGGTTTAATGAATTGGACTCTTGCATAGGTTTAAAATTGCGGATTAATTTACAATTGTTTCAATGCAAAACTAAACTATATTTTTCTGGAAAATTGAGGATGTCTAAAAAAATATAGCATGTACTGTAGCGTTTTTGAGATCACGCTCGTTTTAGCAACAAAAAAGAGTTAATGGCCGTTAACCCCTTATTTAATTGAACTAAAATATACAAGCCCTGACTTTGATAGTTACAATCAGCTATCAACAGGCTTTTACACAAAAGACACGATAATGAAAAACTCAAGTAAATTCAAAACGATATTTAAAACATTTGTTGCAGCAATAGCCCTTTCGGTAGTGTTTGCTGCCTGTTCAAAAGACAGAATAGAGCCTCAGCAGGTTGCAGGCCTTTCTGTTATCATGGCTTTTCCTGATACCATGTCTTTAGACTTTATCATCGATCAGACCCGGGTAAATGATCGCAACCCATTGAAATACAATAGTAAAATTGATTATTTAAACCTGTTTCCTGGCACCAGAAGGTTAGGGGTAACCAAAAGAAACGGAAATAAACTGTTGATGTCTGAAAACTTTAACCTGCAATCTGGTGTAGGCTACTCTGTATTTGTACTGGATACACTTTCTACCAATACAAAGAAATTCCTTTTAACCGAGGACGACCTGAGCGCTCCTGAGGCCGACAAAGCAAAAGTTCGTTTCATCAACTTAAGTAAAGACGGAGGTGCACTGAGCCTGGGTATTCAGGGTAAAGAAACCAACCTCTTTACCAGCAAGGCTTTTTACGAGTATACTACTTTTGCTGCGGTTGATCCCGGTGAAAGTGTAACCTTTAACATCAAGGAAGGTACCACGGCAACAGTTAAAGCAACGGTTCCTAATGTGAAGATTGAAAAAGGAAAAATCTATACGATCTACGCCAAAGGAATTCAAACGGCAACCATCGACAGCTTAAAACTAGGTGCTGCAATTTACACACACAAATAATATCTGCTTATATTTGAGGATGTTCTATGCAATAGTATAGGACATCCTCTTGTTTAAAAACAATTGTATATTGATGGACAACGTATAACCCAAACCCTTAATTGTACCAGGAAAGAATGCTCAGATTTGAGGACGCAATAGCGGGGTGTTTAAGGAATGACAGTAAGAGTAAAGAAATGGTCTATAAATCTTTCTATGGGTATTTAATGGGCGTAGTTTTGCGGTATGTTGATGATAGAAATGATGCAGAAGAGCTTGTAAATGATAGTTTTATAAAAATATTTAAGAGTATAGGGCAGTTCAGCGCTCCCCGGTACGACGACCAGCTGCAGAAAGCTTTTAAGGGATGGATTGCCAGGATCTCGTCCCGTACAGCGATAGATTTTTTAAGAGGTAAAAGGACTTTTTTATATGTTGATGATATTGTGGAGGAACAGCAGCCGGTAACTGAGCTGACTGCGGTTTCGCGGTTAAATGTGCAGGACATTATGCGTTTGCTCAATGGATTGCCCGAAACACATAAACTGATTTTTAACATGTATGAAATTGAAGGCTTTTCGCACGAAGAGATTTCAAAGATGCTGAATATCCCTGAAAACTCTTGCAGGGTTTATCTTACAAGAGCAAAGAACAAGTTGCGGGAACTGTATAAAAACTCGCTGACGAATGCATATGAACAAACAACAATTCAAACCCGAAAGATATGAAACCAGCTGAAGACGAGCTGTTAGCTCATATTAGGGAAAGTTTAACCGGGCACGAGGAGGCCTATGCCCAGGGGGCATGGGAGCGCTTTGAGAAGAGAGAGGGAGGAGTGCGTAAAGGACGGAGGTTGCTTTGGCTGCTCAGCCTGAGCAGTGCCGCCGCGGTATTGCTTATTGGATTTGCTTTGTTCTTTACAAATAGTCGCAAAAATCCTGTAAATGAAATCCCGCAACAGGCGCAAACCAAAGCGGGTCAGCCTCAAAAGATACAGGAGCAAACGCCTTCAGGGCAAGAAATAACCGCAGACCCGACAAGCGGTGCGGCTAAAGCAATAACTGAAAAACTCAATACTCCGATAGCGGAAAACAAGGCCGTGGTTGCACAACGTCAAAATAACAATGTACCGAACAGCCCTTTAATTGTTGCCTCGCAGCTGCCTTCGGTGAAAAAAGCTGAAGATATTCCCGTAAAACCAATTGATGAAGCCGTTAAAACAGAAGCACTTGTTGCTGCGCTGCCTGTAAAAAAACCAAATCCTGTTGATTCCGGGCTTATTGCAAAAACTCCCCCCAAAGCCGATAAGCCCCGGAGTTTCCAGGAGTTTCTGGAAGCGGAAGTAAAAGCGAACCCACAACTGGCCCAGACAAAAGCAGTTGCTAAAAAGAGCGACAAATGGGAAATGGGGGTTATGGTGGCACCTTCCATTGGGAACAGCAAAAAATTGAATATGGGCTATGGTGTAAGCATGGCTTATGCTTTGTCCGACAAAGTTTCCATCGGTTCGGGCGTGTCCTATAGTGAGATGGGTGCTACAAAAGACATGACCAGTGGAAGAGAAGGCATGTTAAACAACCCCTCCACGAGTATGGCTATGGTTGCTGAAACCAAAAACCTTCAGTCTGTTGATGCGAGTCTTGTAGGGCTTGATATTCCTTTAGAGATCAAATACCACTTTACCAGGAAACTGTATACCAATTTTGGGGTTTCGGCCTTTGCTATCTTAAACCAGAAACAGCGCAATAATTACCTGCAGGGATCAGTAGAGACCCTCGCTTCTGCCGATGTAAGCCAGCCGGGCTTTAACGCGGTGTTCAGTCAAAGGAGCGTTTCAGAACCGGTTCCAACCGGGGAGATCAGGAATAATAAATACCTGGGCTTTTACAACATCTCTTTTGGTTATAAACAAAGCGTTTCTGAGAAGCAGTCCTTTTCTGTGGAACCCTTTATGAAACTGCCTATGAAGGAATTCTCAAAAGAAAACCTGTACCTTATTGGTACAGGTATAAGGTTGAAATTTGATTTTTAATGCACACAAGCACTTAGTCTTCTTTGAGTGATTTCAGTACGTTCTCTATTTCTGTTGCGTACTTCTGATAATAGGCTTTAAGCCAGTATACGGCTGAAAAGTGCAGTATGATGTAAATAATGACCACACTAAGGCCGAAATAGATGTAAAAACTGCTGTGTGAGAAATCAGATTGCAGGAACCGGACCATAAGCTCATATTTATTGTTAACCAGAAGCAGGCCCAGCATCAGGTAAAGGAAAGGGAACAGCATATAGCAGAACATTTTATAAAGCTCCATATTCAGTTTGATGTCGTAATGAACTTCATACAAAGCATCTTTAGTGCTTAGGGAGGCAGCGCCTGCACGTTTATAAAAAACATAAAAGCGTGTAAAAAAGTAAACACAGGTAATTACAAACAAAATGTATATGGCGTTGAAAGGTAACAGCAGTGCCGGCTTAAGTTGGTAAAGCTGCGGTACAAAAGCGATGACAATTACTGCGATCAGCTGTGCAATAAATTCATAACGCATGTTTTTCC from Pedobacter africanus includes:
- a CDS encoding RNA polymerase sigma factor, with the translated sequence MLRFEDAIAGCLRNDSKSKEMVYKSFYGYLMGVVLRYVDDRNDAEELVNDSFIKIFKSIGQFSAPRYDDQLQKAFKGWIARISSRTAIDFLRGKRTFLYVDDIVEEQQPVTELTAVSRLNVQDIMRLLNGLPETHKLIFNMYEIEGFSHEEISKMLNIPENSCRVYLTRAKNKLRELYKNSLTNAYEQTTIQTRKI